The following coding sequences are from one Lolium rigidum isolate FL_2022 chromosome 6, APGP_CSIRO_Lrig_0.1, whole genome shotgun sequence window:
- the LOC124666966 gene encoding mitochondrial import inner membrane translocase subunit TIM44-2-like translates to MATSALLRALRRPPSVAALRLATSGNAQALSGYRHLNNRNLSVFNEFSKQLKGEANSNPEFQKSMKEFSQKLGVVKEDLKVRTKKTAETVSKSVDDVLAEAEATSKKVTANVKEKISAATEEVKESFGLGKEETSSFTEGSAGTSKHGKTEASSHSDDKSQDATSSYILFNKLRSTLSAASPVVSGAFAKLRDTRVSTLAKQGYEIVKDELSSGSSRKKKNLARRASAAVEKSTRTEIVFVPTKKSVLGEKWEALKNKMQGHPVYKRVNKYTKPVVTKGQEVAEDVRERWETSDHPVVQKIQDINETIFEETATAESFKEIRRRDPSFSLSDFLGDVQDMIKPVLTGYSKGDVKTLKKYCTKEMLERCTGERNAYATQGMFFDHKILHISDADVKETKMLGSAPIILVVFQTQEIHCIRDREGEVTEGGQDTIRTVYYQWAMQLMDSDEVPEEESYYAVWRLRDMQAMGVKALI, encoded by the exons ATGGCGACGTCGGCGCTGCTCCGGGCTCTGAGGCGCCCCCCGTCGGTGGCCGCGCTGCGATTG GCAACGAGTGGCAATGCGCAAGCTCTTTCCGGCTACAGACATTTGAACAATCGGAATCTAAGTGTTTTCAACGAGTTCTCAAAGCAGCTCAAGGGTGAGGCTAACAG TAATCCTGAATTCCAGAAATCCATGAAGGAGTTCAGTCAGAAACTTGGTGTGGTCAAGGAAGATCTCAAAGTGAG AACTAAGAAAACGGCTGAGACAGTTTCCAAGAGCGTTGACGATGTTTTGGCGGAAGCTGAGGCGACATCTAAAAAG GTTACTGCGAATGTTAAGGAAAAAATATCTGCTGCTACAGAAGAG GTGAAGGAAAGCTTTGGACTTGGAAAAGAAGAAACTTCAAGCTTCACAGAAGGTTCAGCTGGAACTTCAAAACATGGGAAAACTGAGGCGTCCTCACATTCAGATGACAAATCCCAAGATGCCACAAGTAGCTATATACTGTTTAATAAACTGAGGTCAACATTGTCAGCGGCTTCACCAGTTGTATCCGGTGCATTTGCAAAATTACGGGACACGAGAGTCTCAACTTTAGCTAAGCAGGGATATGAAATtgtcaaagatgagctaagctctGGCTCTAGCAGAAAGAAGAAAAATCTTGCCAGGCGTGCTTCTGCTGCTGTAGAGAAGAGCACAAGAACTGAAATAgtttttgtgccaacaaagaaGTCAGTATTGGGTGAAAAATGGGAAGCACTCAAGAATAAG ATGCAAGGTCATCCAGTCTACAAGAGAGTGAATAAGTACACCAAACCTGTTGTAACCAAGGGACAAGAG GTAGCTGAGGATGTCCGAGAAAGATGGGAGACGAGTGACCATCCAGTAGTTCAGAAAATTCAAGA TATTAATGAAACTATTTTTGAAGAGACCGCTACTGCAGAATCTTTCAAGGAAATTCGGCGACGAGACCC ATCCTTTTCATTATCTGATTTTCTTGGTGATGTTCAAGACATGATCAAGCCTGTTCTTACTGGATATTCAAAG GGTGATGTGAAGACTTTAAAAAAGTATTGCACCAAGGAAATGCTTGAACGCTGCACAGGAGAGAGGAACGCATATGCAACACAAGGCATGTTTTTTGACCACAAA ATTCTGCACATTTCAGATGCTGATGTAAAGGAAACAAAGATGTTGGGATCTGCACCCATCATTTTGGTAGTG TTCCAAACACAGGAGATTCATTGTATTCGTGATAGAGAAGGAGAAGTAACTGAAGGAGGACAG GATACCATCCGGACTGTCTATTATCAGTGGGCGATGCAACTCATGGATAGCGACGAGGTCCCAGAAGAAGAATCGTATTACGCAGTTTGGCGGTTGCGTGACATGCAGGCTATGGGCGTCAAAGCTCTTATATAG
- the LOC124667567 gene encoding heavy metal-associated isoprenylated plant protein 23-like, with product MGLGRTLEFLSEMFGGGEGHGYDRRRKRRQMRTVELKVSMDCEGCERKVKNALSHMKGVRSVDINRKQQKVTVVGYAEESKVLKKARSTGKKAEIWPYVPYSQVSQPYVAGTYDKRAPAGYVRRAEPGYSQVSRQHDQLTDMFNDENANSCSVM from the exons ATGGGATTGGGACGCACCTTGGAGTTCCTGTCTGAGATGTTTGGGGGTGGTGAAGGCCATGGCTACgacaggaggaggaagaggaggcagatGCGGACGGTGGAGCTCAAGGTCTCCATGGACTGCGAGGGGTGCGAGCGCAAGGTCAAGAATGCACTCTCCCACATGAAAG GGGTGCGATCAGTGGACATCAACAGGAAGCAGCAGAAGGTGACGGTGGTAGGCTACGCGGAGGAGAGCAAGGTGCTGAAGAAGGCGCGGTCCACGGGCAAGAAGGCCGAGATCTGGCCCTACGTGCCGTATAGCCAAGTCAGCCAGCCCTACGTCGCCGGCACCTATGACAAGCGGGCCCCGGCCGGCTACGTCAGGAGGGCCGAGCCCGGGTACAGCCAGGTCAGCAGGCAACATGACCAGCTCACCGACATGTTCAACGACGAGAATGCAAACTCCTGCTCCGTCATGTGA